The Leishmania mexicana MHOM/GT/2001/U1103 complete genome, chromosome 32 genome has a window encoding:
- a CDS encoding adenosine deaminase-like protein gives MKANGASTSEERVGQRRWIADHLWSDTPHGAVHRAVEAQPQPVWLQLWHQALADGVLRQGPSCAVADTSELEASSKGKERAIIVAAFVLSIPYLECPCTREAGVVESDAKAAMRRYVCVSLGSGSRCLAAHDAPPSDTSEEVRRLLELRDGHAEVMARRGFIAFLIGLAEASARCSDCAYADLFLRRRSGDCDAAPGVGASGSPQWELRETAAVHLVCTRWMCGSLAAVAGGSGRSGHLLLRAACGCWIGPTVQSEVSAKEADRVSSTVTHAGRHTFAAHYSPLNGAAPLLHAARVKPGKGRANLSMSCTDKVWRWYALGVQGRRRASIFPVPMRLSSIHVLHPPFKDLGDMQAAVDNAAVTFHWRSRRWWLRKDRDVALPPAPKFAFFSSAVFAATSPLAAARSHDAGVSMDSNYSRSRWLCVRSGVASRKRGRDEEAETLALGSATCSWQCFRTGGDHDCSLVLNTKAGLPQGMTGRTLARRCSTSSEIPWQQCPLSRPWMYHRVRQLQASLTEIALPSPSMKARAAPASYATAETGERDAHTITGDAEDLSMSQLVHRHHLQPLGTGDDSIRLLWASSSHMDCADRRLDATENLKSSP, from the coding sequence ATGAAGGCCAACGGTGCCAGCACGTCAGAGGAGAGAGTGGGGCAGCGTAGATGGATCGCCGATCATTTGTGGAGCGACACCCCTCATGGCGCCGTGCACCGCgcagtggaggcgcagcCCCAGCCGGTGTGGCTACAGCTGTGGCATCAAGCTTTGGCGGACGGTGTACTGCGGCAGGGCCCATCCTGCGCCGTGGCGGATACATCGGAGCTGGAAGCAAGCTCGAAGGGAAAGGAGCGTGCCATTATTGTGGCTGCCTTTGTACTCAGCATCCCATACCTTGAATGCCCATGCACCAGAGAAGCAGGGGTCGTGGAGAGCGACGCGAAAGCGGCAATGCGGCgctacgtgtgtgtgtcgctcgGATCAGGCTCCCGCTGCCTTGCCGCGCACGATGCACCCCCGTCTGATACAAGCGAGGAGGTGAGACGACTCCTTGAACTACGTGACGGCCATGCCGAGGTGATGGCGCGTCGTGGCTTCATTGCGTTTCTGATTGGTTTAGCAGAAGCGAGTGCACGCTGCAGTGACTGCGCGTACGCCGACCTCTTCCTACGcagacgcagcggcgactgCGATGCCGCCCCGGGGGTCGGCGCTTCGGGCTCCCCGCAGTGGGAGCTGCGAGAGACGGCTGCAGTGCACCTCGTATGCACTCGATGGATGTGCGGCTCGCtggctgccgtggcgggaGGCTCAGGCCGTAGCGGACACCTCCTATTGCGCGCTGCCTGTGGCTGCTGGATCGGCCCCACCGTGCAATCGGAGGTTTCAGCAAAAGAGGCGGATCGTGTGTCTTCCACAGTCACGCATGCTGGCAGACACACTTTTGCTGCTCACTACTCGCCGCTCAACGGGGCTGCACCGCTCTTgcacgctgcgcgtgtgAAGCCCGGCAAAGGACGTGCAAACCTCTCGATGTCTTGCACCGATAAAGTGTGGCGGTGGTATGCGCTGGGGGTGCAAGGCCGTCGCCGGGCCTCTATCTTTCCTGTGCCAATGCGGCTGTCCTCCATTCATGTTCTGCATCCTCCATTTAAGGATTTGGGAGACATGCAGGCAGCGGTGGATAATGCAGCGGTTACCTTCCACTGGCGAAGTCGTAGGTGGTGGCTCCGCAAGGACAGGGACGTGGCACTGCCACCGGCTCCGAAGTTCGCCTTCTTTAGCAGTGCCGTGTTTGCCGCTACAAGTCCGCTGGCAGCCGCAAGGTCACACGATGCTGGTGTGTCCATGGACAGCAACTACTCGCGTAGCCGGTGGCTTTGCGTCAGGTCTGGGGTGGCTAGCCGAAAACGTGGCCgtgacgaggaggcggagacaCTGGCTTTAGGCAGCGCTACGTGCAGCTGGCAGTGCTTCCGAACTGGAGGAGACCATGACTGCTCTCTCGTGCTGAACACGAAGGCTGGGCTGCCGCAGGGAATGACAGGGCGCACGTTggcgcgacgctgcagcacatcgTCAGAGATACCATGGCAGCAgtgccccctctcccgtccGTGGATGTATCATCGCGTAAGGCAGCTACAGGCGTCCCTCACAGAGATTGCACTGCCTTCTCCCTCCATGAAggcgcgtgcagctccgGCATCGTACGCCACGGCTGAAACTGGCGAACGTGATGCTCACACGATCACTGGTGACGCAGAGGATCTTTCCATGAGCCAACTTGTGCATCGCCATCACCTGCAGCCACTGGGCACTGGTGACGACTCCATACGGCTTCTCTGGGCATCATCATCGCACATGGATTGCGCTGATCGACGCCTGGACGCCACGGAGAACCTCAAAAGCTCGCCGTGA
- a CDS encoding thiol-dependent reductase 1: MPQWYKQINPRETVPTLEVGNAEKQFVFESMLIAQYLDNSGAPAGALMGASAAQRHQIEFFLAQVGDFISAAHGLLCDPLSGEKRKAVDDNAAYVDGLLAANQTTGPYYCDGEFTMADVALAPFLVRLKPALMYYAGYDVFCKAPRMKALWAAAAQRASVRDTSPTAAQCIENYRHLVPESAPMMGANGGYVLYSNRFCPFVDRARLACELRKFPVHVVEVPLHPQPEWYKYINPRDTVPALFTPSGEAVHESQLIVQYIDRVATEGTVLLPREDAVKEYEVGFFVENAGYFVGRLMSWVFRGGEDAKAEVQWAAGELEQHLAKHPFGEGPFFGGKRMNAGDVAILPFLVRAKAYIPEFSGGYDLFVHFPLLNGLVEAGMATPEGKAVLCTLEEYKEHIRERQRRVQGG, from the coding sequence ATGCCGCAATGGTACAAGCAGATTAACCCGCGTGAGACAGTGCCGACACTGGAGGTCGGCAATGCGGAGAAACAGTTTGTGTTCGAGTCGATGCTGATCGCGCAGTACCTGGACAACAGTGGCGCGCCCGCGGGTGCGCTGATGGGTGcctcggcagcgcagcgacaccagATCGAGTTCTTCCTCGCTCAGGTCGGCGATTTCATAAGCGCTGCGCACGGACTGCTTTGCGACCCGCTGAGTGGTGAGAAGCGCAAGGCCGTGGATGACAACGCGGCGTACGTGGACGGACTGCTCGCGGCTAACCAGACGACGGGGCCATACTACTGCGATGGCGAGTTCACGATGGCGGACGTTGCGCTTGCGCCGTTCCTGGTGCGGCTGAAACCTGCTCTGATGTACTACGCCGGGTACGATGTGTTCTGCAAGGCGCCACGGATGAAGGCGCTGtgggccgcagctgctcagcGCGCTTCTGTGCGTGATacgtcgccgacggcggcgcagtgcaTCGAGAACTACCGCCACCTGGTGCCAGAGAGCGCGCCAATGATGGGCGCAAATGGTGGATATGTGCTGTACAGCAATCGTTTCTGTCCTTTTGTGGACCGTGCGCGCCTCGCGTGTGAGCTGCGCAAGTTCCCAGTGCACgtggtggaggtgccgctgcatccACAGCCGGAGTGGTACAAATATATCAATCCCCGCGATACGGTGCCTGCGCTGTTTACGCCGAGCGGAGAAGCTGTACACGAGTCGCAGCTGATTGTTCAGTACATCGACCGCGTGGCGACGGAGGGTactgtgctgctgccgcgtgaGGATGCGGTGAAGGAGTACGAGGTGGGCTTCTTCGTGGAAAACGCTGGATATTTCGTTGGAAGACTGATGTCGTGGGTCTTTCGTGGTGGCGAGGATGCAAAGGCTGAGGTTCAGTGGGCTGCGGGCGAGCTCGAGCAGCACCTGGCGAAGCACCCGTTTGGTGAGGGCCCCTTCTTCGGCGGCAAGAGGATGAACGCTGGCGATGTGGCCATTCTGCCTTTCCTGGTCCGTGCAAAGGCGTATATTCCGGAGTTTAGTGGTGGGTACGATCTCTTTGTCCACTTTCCGCTGCTGAATGGGCTGGTAGAGGCTGGTATGGCGACACCGGAGGGGAAGGCGGTGCTTTGTACACTGGAGGAGTACAAGGAGCACATCCGTGAGCGTCAACGGAGGGTCCAGGGTGGGTAA
- a CDS encoding putative RNA binding protein rggm, whose translation MLRRSFAPLLSRASAVCLQGWGKTGGGGGWGSAGESTSASGWGGAGDSTSASGWGGAGDSTSANGWGGAGDSTSASGWGGAGDSTSASGWGGAGGRGRGRGSRGKSGWGAKDSSDGWGGGRGGGQSGWGGDGGWRDAPTGGRQRGARGSFRRGRGGSGGGVWGQPATADEDAWNAAPPSFQPPVRRVDPLTLTAVEVEVDGVKKLVGQRVQVSGLSDETTWHTLKDHLRQAGDITFCRLFSGGRGMVEFAVPEDAARCITELQASELEGATLYLREDREDTVLINTRRKIRDARDAQLRARKAEAEKSRREKAIAQGDVPNDSAAAQ comes from the coding sequence ATGTTGCGCCGCAGCTTTGCACCGTTGCTGTCCCGCGCGAGCGCTGTGTGCCTGCAAGGTTGGGGTAAGaccggaggtggcggcggttgGGGTAGCGCTGGCGAATCGACCTCCGCAAGCGGTtggggcggtgctggcgacTCGACCTCCGCAAGCGGttggggcggcgctggcgactCGACCTCCGCAAACGGTtggggtggcgctggcgactCGACCTCCGCAAGCGGttggggcggcgctggcgactCGACCTCCGCAAGCGGttggggcggcgctggcggtcgCGGCCGCGGTCGCGGGTCGCGTGGAAAGAGCGGCTGGGGCGCTAAAGACAGCTCTGATGGctggggcggggggcggggcggcggaCAGTCGGGCTGgggtggtgacggtggctGGAGAGACGCCCCAACCGGGGGCCGGCAGCGCGGTGCGCGTGGCAGCTTTCGGCGCGgtcgcggtggcagtggtggtggcgtatGGGGACAGCCAGCCACCGCTGACGAAGACGCGTGGAATGCAGCACCACCCAGCTTTCAACCACCAGTGCGCCGCGTTGACCCGCTGACGCTTACGGCGGttgaggtggaggtggatgGGGTGAAAAAGCTAGTTGGGCAGCGCGTGCAAGTGTCAGGATTATCGGATGAAACCACGTGGCACACCTTGAAGGACCACCTCCGGCAGGCCGGCGACATCACGTTctgccgcctcttctctGGCGGTCGGGGCATGGTGGAGTTCGCTGTCCCCGAAGATGCCGCCCGCTGCATCACGGAACTGCAGGCTTCTGAGCTGGAGGGAGCCACGCTGTACCTCCGCGAAGACCGCGAGGATACCGTACTCATCAACACCAGACGCAAGATCCGAGATGCCCGCGACGCTCAGCTTCGCGCGCGCAAGGCGGAGGCCGAGAAGTCGCGCCGCGAGAAGGCGATAGCGCAGGGCGACGTCCCCAACGactcggcagcagcgcagtga